CCATTTGATTGATCATTGGGTGTTTCATACTGCTAAGTCTCCATCTTTTGCTGTTGAGATGAAGTGGAGTCTGGGTATCGGTGCAGTGGCGGCCATTGTTATCTTGTTGCTTGATCGGTTGATGCAACCTGCCCTACCTGAAACGCTACGGGCAGCAAATAATACAGAACCAAATTGGTTGAATTTGCTCACAGCAATGTTCTATGGTGGCATCACTGAGGAAATTCTGATGCGCTGGGGCTTAATGTCGCTGCTTGTTTGGATAGCGTGGAAAGCCTTCAAACAAGGCACTACATTGCCCAGTCAAGGAATTTACCAGGGCGCGATCGTTCTAGCTGCGTTGGTATTTGGACTACTACACTTGCCCGCGACTGCCGCGATCGTTCCCCTCACTCCACTTGTGATTATTCGGGCGTTGTTACTGAATGGGATTGTGGGAATCGCGTTTGGCTGGCTCTTTTGGCAATATTCGCTAGAGGCTGCAATGTTAGCCCATATCAGCTTTCATGTTTTTACCCCTATTCTTAGCGGTTTACTGGCA
The genomic region above belongs to Synechocystis sp. PCC 6803 substr. PCC-P and contains:
- a CDS encoding CPBP family intramembrane glutamic endopeptidase — encoded protein: MAILKQLGILFGLGIVGIVMFTITSIPLVEQQLAKLSPEILEKVPPLWILMLLQGIQYSILLTISILIGIGCAYRVGLSSHLIDHWVFHTAKSPSFAVEMKWSLGIGAVAAIVILLLDRLMQPALPETLRAANNTEPNWLNLLTAMFYGGITEEILMRWGLMSLLVWIAWKAFKQGTTLPSQGIYQGAIVLAALVFGLLHLPATAAIVPLTPLVIIRALLLNGIVGIAFGWLFWQYSLEAAMLAHISFHVFTPILSGLLARLA